The Deltaproteobacteria bacterium genome contains a region encoding:
- a CDS encoding HAD family hydrolase: MQEVLSILEEFPMPAAAATSSIHKSLRMAPRPRAVLFDVYGTLVCSVLGDLDDQRRQSTSEDSFVQTANRFGFSRETGRLWHQLFFEAIAAEHEDMRQKGIGHAEVLVDRIWEAMITRAGGDPAVNRPRTLAAYREMIANPVRPFAGVAETLRRLRSMGLRLGIVSNSQFYTMPILARALGIACEELFEAPFVFLSYRLGFAKPEPHFFRLVRTTLLAHGIGPEETLVVGNDEENDIQAAQIHGFQTVLFCGNEKSVRLSQGESRPRLIYNYESLLASLQY; encoded by the coding sequence ATGCAAGAAGTGCTGTCCATACTGGAAGAATTTCCCATGCCTGCAGCCGCAGCCACAAGCAGTATACACAAGAGTCTTCGCATGGCACCCCGACCCAGAGCAGTGCTCTTCGACGTCTATGGCACCCTTGTCTGTTCTGTCCTGGGAGATCTCGACGACCAGAGGCGGCAGAGCACAAGCGAAGACAGCTTTGTGCAAACGGCGAACCGTTTTGGTTTTTCCAGAGAAACGGGCAGACTCTGGCATCAGTTGTTTTTTGAAGCCATTGCTGCTGAGCACGAAGACATGCGGCAGAAAGGCATTGGCCATGCCGAGGTTCTGGTGGACAGGATCTGGGAGGCCATGATCACCCGGGCGGGAGGAGACCCTGCAGTCAATAGACCTAGAACTCTGGCAGCCTATCGGGAAATGATTGCCAATCCTGTGAGACCGTTTGCCGGAGTGGCAGAGACCTTGAGACGGCTGAGAAGCATGGGTCTGAGACTGGGCATAGTCTCCAACTCGCAGTTCTATACCATGCCCATTCTGGCTCGTGCTCTTGGCATTGCCTGTGAAGAACTCTTTGAAGCGCCTTTTGTCTTTCTTTCTTACAGGCTCGGCTTTGCCAAGCCTGAGCCCCACTTTTTTCGCCTGGTGCGAACGACCCTGTTGGCCCATGGTATAGGTCCGGAAGAAACTCTGGTGGTTGGCAACGATGAAGAAAATGATATACAGGCAGCGCAAATTCATGGGTTTCAAACTGTACTTTTCTGCGGCAATGAGAAAAGTGTGCGTCTGAGTCAAGGTGAATCGCGCCCAAGGCTGATCTACAATTACGAATCTCTCCTGGCTTCTTTGCAATATTAG
- a CDS encoding glycosyltransferase family 4 protein: MNTGKNIGFVSTRFAGTDGVSLEAKKWAEVLERSGHHCYWFAGELDRDPDRSFKVEEAHFEHETVSWVQERAFGRKGRKAPLTEMIHALRSLLKVRLYDFVEKFSIDLLVAENSLTIPMHIALGLALTEVIAETEIPTIAHHHDFYWERIRFSVTAVHDYLQMAFPPNLPNIQHVVINTSAQEELALRTGISSTVIPNVLDFAHPPQVDEEYTANFRREIGLAEGDIMILQPTRIVQRKGIEHAIELVRELGDPKYKLVISHEAGDEGYDYANWLTDYAREQHVDLRLISCRIANRRHVDTNGEKRYTLWDVYPHADFITYPSIYEGFGNAFLEAVYFRKPLLINRYSVFVRDIEPQGFDFIVMDGFLTKKVIRQVREVLENPHLLTKMVNHNYEVAKRHYSYEVLRKRLNFLLTNFFGIDL; encoded by the coding sequence ATGAACACAGGGAAAAACATTGGGTTTGTTTCTACACGGTTTGCTGGAACAGACGGAGTTTCTCTCGAAGCCAAAAAGTGGGCTGAGGTACTGGAACGAAGCGGCCATCACTGCTACTGGTTTGCTGGTGAACTGGACCGTGACCCTGACAGGAGCTTCAAAGTAGAGGAGGCTCACTTCGAACACGAGACTGTCAGCTGGGTCCAGGAAAGAGCCTTTGGCAGAAAGGGACGCAAGGCTCCCCTCACCGAGATGATTCATGCCCTTCGCAGTCTCCTCAAAGTTCGCCTCTACGATTTTGTGGAAAAATTCTCCATTGATCTGCTAGTGGCGGAGAACTCTTTGACGATACCGATGCACATCGCTCTCGGCCTCGCCCTGACCGAGGTCATCGCAGAAACCGAAATCCCCACCATTGCACACCACCACGACTTCTACTGGGAGAGAATCCGTTTTTCAGTAACCGCCGTGCATGACTACCTGCAGATGGCCTTCCCGCCGAATCTGCCCAATATCCAGCATGTGGTAATCAACACCTCGGCACAGGAAGAACTTGCCCTGCGTACCGGGATTTCATCCACTGTCATTCCAAATGTTCTCGACTTCGCCCACCCGCCTCAGGTGGATGAAGAGTACACTGCCAATTTCCGCCGCGAAATTGGCCTGGCCGAAGGCGACATTATGATCTTGCAGCCGACCCGCATTGTGCAGCGCAAGGGCATCGAGCACGCCATTGAATTGGTGCGGGAATTGGGAGACCCGAAATACAAGCTCGTCATATCACACGAGGCAGGTGACGAGGGATATGATTATGCAAACTGGCTCACTGACTACGCCCGTGAGCAGCACGTTGATCTGCGGCTGATTTCCTGCCGCATTGCCAACCGGCGGCATGTGGATACCAATGGAGAAAAACGCTACACGCTGTGGGATGTATATCCCCACGCCGACTTTATTACCTATCCCAGCATTTACGAGGGCTTTGGCAACGCCTTCCTGGAAGCAGTCTATTTCAGGAAGCCATTGCTTATCAACAGATATTCTGTCTTTGTCCGCGACATTGAACCGCAGGGATTCGACTTCATTGTCATGGACGGCTTTCTCACCAAAAAGGTCATTCGTCAGGTTCGCGAGGTCCTGGAAAATCCTCACCTTCTCACCAAGATGGTCAATCACAACTACGAGGTTGCCAAAAGACACTACTCGTACGAGGTCCTCAGAAAACGGCTGAACTTCCTGCTCACCAACTTCTTTGGCATCGATCTTTGA